Within Epilithonimonas zeae, the genomic segment CCCGGCGCCAATTAACAGAGGTGTGGAAATTGATTCGGAATTGGTTGAATGCGAAAGGTCTAGAATCTTTAAGCAAATGCAGAACGGTGTTTTTGCGAGAATGGCAATCCTTAAATATGATTTAGAAAACAGAGGATTCAAATTCATCGACTCCAAAAATTAAAATATTGATTCACGCTTTTCGGGCGTGTTTTTTTTGAGATAAAAAGAAAGGAAGAGAGAAGCAGGGGGATGGAAGACTCTAACATCCATCCTCCAGCTTCCAACATAAAAAGTAAAAATGAAAAAGAAATTAATATTAGAATCCGGAGAAGTTTTTCACGGAACAGGATTCGGAGCAGAGCAGGAAACTGCTGGAGAAGTGGTTTTCAACACAGGAATGACAGGTTATCAGGAACTGATTTCCGACCCGAGTTACTGCGGACAAATCGTTTGTATGACTTATCCTTTGATTGGAAATTACGGAATTAATCGTGATGATTACGAAAGTATTGAACCAGCAATCAAAGGACTAATTGTGAAGGAATTGTGCGATTTGCCCTCCAATTTCAGAACTCAAATCACTCTGGACGAATTGTTCAAAAAGAAAAACTTGTCGGGAATTTCAGGAATTGATACCAGAAGACTGACAAGAATCCTAAGAAGTAAAGGTGTTACGAAAGGAAAAATAGTGAATACAGATGTGGATGAAAAAGCAGTAATCGAAGAACTAAAGGCGACTAATTTTCCGACCAATCAAGTAGAGCAAGTTTCAACAAAAACGCCTTACGCCAGTCCGGGAAGAGGATTGAAAGTTGTCTTGGTAGATTTTGGGTCCAAATTGGGAATCATCCGCGAATTGTCTCAAAGAAACTGCGATATCATCGTAATGTCCCACGATACAACTGCCGAGGAAATTCTTCTGATGAATCCAGACGGCATAATGCTTTCCAACGGTCCCGGCGACCCGGAAGATAATGCGGAGGCTTTGGTAATGATTCAGAAATTGTTGGGAAAAGTTCCGATTTTTGGGATTTGTCTAGGTCATCAATTGATTGGTCTGGCTTGTGGAGCAAAAACTTACAAACTGAAATTCGGACATAGAGGTGGAAATCATCCTGTTTTGGATTTAGAGAAAAACAAAGTTGCAATCACTTCGCAAAATCACGGTTACGCGATTGACCAGGAATCTTTGAAAAATACAGATTTGGTAGAAACCCATATCGCTCTGAATGACAGAACAAACGAAGGAGTGAAACACAAAATCCATCCTTGTTTTTCAGTTCAATACCATCCAGAAGCAAGTCCGGGTCCTGAGGATGCGAATTATCTTTTTGATGAGTTTGTAGAATTAATGGAAAATTTTAAAAAGTAATTATTTTGAAATCCTCTTTTCTAGTTTTAACTGCGGGTATTTTATTAAGCTGTAACACTACAAAAGTTGCTGAAAAGGAACAGTTGTCTCACAAGATTGACAGTTTGATTCAGACTAAAAATCCAAGAGCATTCAATGGAGTGGTTGTGATTACGAAAGATGGAAAAAACATTTACGAAAAAGCTTACGGATTTTCCAATGTTGATAATCAAACAAAGTTGACTCTTGAGGACAAATTTTCATCAATGTCCATAGCAAAACAGATTACCGCGACTTTGGTAATGTTGGAAGTTGAAAAAGGAACAATTAATCTTAATCAGCCAATCAATACTTATCTGAAGGATTTGAAATACAATTGGGCGAATAAAGTGACAGTTCATCATCTTTTGAACAATTCTTCAGGAATTGATGCCTGGGAACTAAAAGACGAACTGCTTTTTGAACCAGGAACTCAATTCAAATATTCGAATATCGGTTATGGAACACTTGGGAAAATTCTGGAAAGTGCAACCGGAAAGTCCTATGAACAATTGGTTACTGAGCTTTTTGCAAAGTATGGATTCAACAACTGCTTTTATCCTAATACGGAAAATCAAAAAAAACTGGTTAACAGCTTTGCGATTACGAAAAATGGGACGAATTTGGTTGAAGAATTTCCCTACTCAAAAGAATTTTATCCGGGAAGTCATTTGATTATCACAGCCAGGGATTTGGCAAAATGGAATGACCTTCTTCATAACGGGAAAATTCTGAAAAACGAAAGCTATCAGAAAACGATTTATTATTCTGTTACCAATATTCATACACTTTTTAGTGAGAAGGAAATTGGTTACGGCTACGGATTAAGAATCAATGATAAAGCAGATGTTTTTGAAATTGGACATACTGGATTTTCTCCGCCTGCCGGATTTACAGCGGTTAATTTATATTATCCTGAGAAAAAAGTTTCGGTCACAGTATTAGAAAATCAGGCAACAGACGATTTTGACATTGCTTATTATTTTGAGCAGGAAATCAGAAATATGGTTATCAAAAGTGACCTTGTGAAATAAAATTTGAAATAAATGTAAGTCTAGAATTTTGATTCTCGACTCTAATATCTAATAGAAAATGAAAAGAACAGATATACAAACCATTTTAGTAATCGGCTCAGGTCCAATCATTATTGGTCAGGCGGCGGAATTTGATTATTCGGGAACACAGGCTTGTCTTTCGCTGAAGGAAGAAGGCTACAAAGTGATTTTGATTAATTCCAATCCTGCAACCATTATGACGGATGTGGAGATCGCCGACAAAGTTTATATTGAACCGATTTCTTTGGAATTCGTTTCCAGAATTATCCGTAAAGAACGTCCGGATGCGCTTCTTCCGACTTTGGGAGGACAAACCGGACTTAATATGGCGGTGGAATTACAGAAATCCGGAATTCTTGAAGAATGTAAAGTAGAAGTTTTAGGAACGAAACTTTCAGCAATCAATCAGGCGGAAGACAGAGATTTGTTCCGTGAACTGATGCGAGAACTGAACGAACCGGTTCCGGAATCGGACATCGTAACCACAGTTCAAGGTGCTTTGGATTTTGCAGACAGAATCGGTTATCCTGTGATTGTTCGTCCTGCTTTTACAATGGGAGGAACTGGTGGTGGAATTGCTTCTACTGAAGCAGAATTAAAAGAAATTGCCGAACTGGGATTGAAACATTCGCCCGTAACACAATGTCTGATTGAACGATCCATCGCTGGTTTCAAAGAAATCGAATACGAAGTAATGCGAGATTCCAACGACAACGCCATCGTGGTTTGTAATATGGAAAACATCGATCCGGTTGGGGTTCACACAGGAGATTCTATTGTGGTGGCGCCTTCGCAGACACTTTCTGACAGAGAATATCAGTTGTTGAGAAACGCTTCCCTAAAAATCATCAGAGCTTTAGGAATCGAAGGTGGATGTAACGTTCAGTTGGCATTAGACCCACATTCATTCAATTATTATATCATCGAGGTAAATCCAAGAGTTTCGCGTTCATCGGCTTTAGCGAGTAAAGCAACCGGTTACCCTATTGCAAAAATCGCGGCGAAAATTGCAGTTGGTCTGACATTGGACGAAATCAAAAATCCGGTAACAGGAACATCTTACGCTTGTTTCGAGCCAGCTTTGGATTATGTGGTGACGAAATTCCCAAGATTCCCTTTTGATAAATTTGAAACGGCGGACAGAAGATTGTCAACTCAGATGAAAGCAACAGGCGAAGTAATGGCAATTGGTAGAAACTTCGAAGAGTCTCTGCAAAAAGCCATTCGTTCTTTGGAAACAGGATTGAGACATCTTGGACTTAAGAAAAAACAGGCGGATGCTTTGACTGATGAGGAAATCGAGAGAAGAATCCGAGTTTGCGATGACGAAAGATTATTCATCATTGGCGATGCCCTACGAAGAGGTTACGATTGGGAACAGATTGTGGAATGGAGTAAAATTGACAAATTCTTCATCTGGAAAATCAAAAAACTGATTGACTTCGAAACAACAATCAAAGAAAATAAATTCAACAAAGAAATTCTTCTCGAGGCTAAGAAATTAGGTTTCGCAGATTTGAATATCGCGCATCTTTGGGAAACCACTCAGAAAGAAGTGTTCCAGTTCAGAAAAGATAACGGAATAATGCCGGTTTACAAAATGGTGGACACTTGCGCCGCTGAATTCGAATCGGAAACGCCTTATTTCTACGGAACTTATGAAGAAGAAAATGAAAGCGTGGTTTCTGAAAAAGAAAAAATCATAGTTTTGGGTTCAGGACCAATCAGAATTGGACAAGGAGTTGAGTTTGACTATGCAACCGTACATTCGGTTTGGGCAATTCAGCAGATGGGTTACGAAGCGATTATCATCAACTCCAATCCGGAAACCGTTTCCACAGACTTCTCGATTTCGGATAAATTATACTTCGAACCTTTGGCGGAAGAAGATGTGATGAACATCATCGAACTTGAAAAACCAAAAGGTGTTGTGGTTCAGTTTGGAGGACAGACAGCGATTAATCTGGCAGATAAATTAGCTGCTCACGGCGTTCAGATTTTGGGAACTTCTCTTGAAGATTTGGACAGAGCAGAGAACAGAGATAAATTTGAAAAAGCACTTCAGGATTTAGGAATTCCACAACCATTGGGGAAAACTTCGACTTCAAAAGAAGAAGCAATTGTGATTGCTAATGAAATCGGTTATCCGGTTTTGGTTCGTCCGAGTTATGTTTTGGGAGGCCGTGCTATGGAAATCGTTTACAACGAGAAAGAACTCGCTCATTATATGGAAAATGCGGTGGATGCCAGTCCGGAACATCCTGTTCTGATTGACCGTTACCTGACCGGAAAAGAAGTGGAAGTGGATGCGATTTCTGACGGCGAAACCGTAGTGATTCCGGGAATTATGGAACATATTGAAAAGGCAGGTGTTCACTCCGGAGATTCGATTGCAGTTTATCCGCCTCAGACTTTGACGGAAACTCAAATCAAAACATTAGAAGATTACACGATAAGATTAGCAAAAGGTTTGAATGTCATTGGATTAATGAATATCCAGTACGTGATTTCCAACGGCGAAGTTTTCGTCATCGAGGTGAATCCACGTTCGTCCAGAACCGTTCCTTTCTTATCGAAAATCACGGATGTTCCGATGGCAAACTTGGCAACCAAAGCAATTCTCGGATCGTCATTGAAAGATTTAGGATACAAATCCGGATTGGTTCCTAACAAGGAAGGCGTTTATGTGAAAGTTCCGGTTTTTTCTTTCAGTAAGTTAACGAAAGTAGACATCTCTCTAGGACCGGAAATGAAATCAACTGGAGAAGTAATGGGGAAAGATTTGACGTTGGAAAAAGCTTTGTACAAAGGCTTAATCGGTGCTGGAAGAAAAGTGCCGACTTTCGGAGCTATTCTCTTTACTGTTGCTGATGCGGACAAAGAAGAAGCTTCTGAATTGGCAAAACGTTTCAACAACGCAGGCTTCAGAATTTGGGCAACGGAAGGAACGGCGAAATTCTTTGAAGAAAAAGGAATTCAGACAAAAATCGGTTACAAAATTGGGGAAGAAGATGTGAACCTGATAGATTTGATTCAGAAAGGAAAAGTACAATACGTTGTTAATACGATGACGAAAGGCAAACAGTCCGAAAGAGACGGTTTCCAAATCCGAAGAATGTCCGTAGAAAACGGCGTTCCTTGTCTGACATCGATGGACACGGTGGAAGCTATTTTGAAAGTGATTGAGAGTATGACGTTTAAAATGGAGGCGATGTAATTTCAACCTAATAAAATAAAAAAGCGAAAAAATAAAATTTTTCGCTTTTTTTTATGGATACTTTTCAGGACTTTGTGAGGTGTGGAAGATTCTGAAAATCTTTATAATTTCGTTTTCTTTATCTACTTTATAGATGATGATATACGGAAATATTTTAAGTGGAAGCCTATGAAAATCATTGTGAATTTTTTGAAAAAAAGAAATTGATTTTAAAGTCTTTTCGGCTTCAATCAGCTTACTATAAAATGATTTTGCAATTTTACGGGATGTCTTTTCAATGTAATAATCAACAGCTTTTACAACATCAATTTCAGCTTGATGTGTATATTCAATTTTAAAAGCCATATTTTTCTTTCATATTTCTGTGGAATTCTTCAGCAGGCATAAAATCTTCATCCGCTAAATTTTCCATTGCATCCAATTCATGTTTTTGTTGTTCTGTGAGTTGGTAATTCATATTATGCTCCAGCCAGTTTTTATCCTTTTTGTTTTCCAAGATTCCATCCAAATATCCTAAAACCTGTTTGAGGATTTCTTCAGGTTCATTTTTCAATTTTTCGGTAATGGTATGTAATGTTGTAGAACTCATCGTAACAGATTTTTATCAAAGTTAGTAAAATCATTATAATATGATAATTTAAAATTGTACTTTTAGCTTCAAATAAAAATCTATGAAAGTATCACACATTTTATCTCTAGGGATTTTCTCAACACTATTGTTTTCCTGCGCTACTGTTCATGACAGACTGAATACAGGAACCATTGTAAGAGACTGTACAGGAACGTATCTGAGAGTTGCCGAGAATGAAGATCATCTGGTTTGTAATGCCGAAATTCTGGAATCTAAAAAGGATGGCGAGAAAGTATCTTTGGTCTATGATAATACGGATAAATGCCCGGAAAGAGACGGCAAAATTATGTGTATGATGTATCACGAGAACAAAGGAATGATTAGAGTCAAAACCGTAAAATAAACCTTGAACATTATAATAAAACCTCATATTTTTATGAGGTTTATTTTTTTTGTGATAGCTATGATTCAGATTTTACTTGGGAATTTAGATTGGGAAACAAGAAAATTAAAACGAAATGAATTTCTCAAAACTTCCGGAACGATTGATACAAATGTATATTTTGTAGAAGAGGGAAGTGTCCGGATTTTTATCGAAGATGAGGATGAAGAACGGATTATTCGTTTCGGTTATCAGGGCAATATCATTGTTTCATTGGATTCTTTTTTGTCAGATAAACCTTCGGAGTTTTATATTCAGGCAATCAAAGCTTCAACGGTAAAGGTGGCTTCCAAAAAGGATTTTTATGAATTTATCAATTCCAGTAATGAGAATCTGAAATTATGGAATTCGATTCTGGAAGATTTGGTTTTGCAACAGATTGAGCGTGAAAAAGATTTGCTGTACAGTTCGCCTAAAATTCGATACGAAAGAGTTCTGAAACGAAGTCCGAAATTGTTTCAAGAAATCCCGAATAAATACATTGCCAACTATCTCAGGATGTCGCCGGAAACATTATCGAGGTTGAAAAAATCTTGACTTCAATCAATCTTTTAATGAACGAAGTTTTGGACTTTTGTGAAAAATATTGACAATGAAAATTTTAATTAATCAATTACTTAACGAACTTAAAATCATCACAGAAAATAGTATTGATTTTGCTAAATCATTACTCTATCAAAATAATGATACTTTAAATTTTCGAACGTCAGAAGACAGCTGGAGTATTTTGGAATGTCTGGAACATCTTAATTTTTACGGACAATTTTATCTTCCTGAAATTGAAAATCGAATTAAAAAAAGTCAATTTTCAGCAACCAAATCTGATTTTAAAAGTGGGCTTTTAGGAAATTATTTCGCCAATATGATGCTTCCGAAAGAGAAACTCAATAAGATGAAAACTTTGAAAATATCCAATCCAATTCATAAGCAATTGAACAAATCTGTTATTGAAGAATTCATCAATCAACAAAATAAAATGCTCGAACTTCTCGAGAAAGCAAAAGTGGTTGACTTGGAAAAAACGAAAACTTTAATCAGTATTTCAAAACTCATTAAACTGAAATTAGGCGATACTTTCCGCTTTGTGATTTACCATAATTTGAGACACGTCAAACAAGCGGAAAATATTCTGAACAATATTTAGATTAAGATAAATCGATTGATTATTCTTGTAATTTGATAATATAATCTTGGTAGATTTTTTGAAAATTGGCTAAATTTTCTTTTCCTGATTTGATTATTTTTCCGTTTTTATAGATGTTGTAAGAATTGATTTCCTTGGAGTTTTTATTTTGATAATCTAAAGTAATTCCATCAGTAATTATCCCCGATTCATTAGTTTTTAAATAGGTCAAAATCTTTGGCGCAAATTTTTCCGCATAACTTCCATAGAAAATTTTCAAAAGCGCATCTTCTTCACTGAAGAATTCTCCAATATTTTCAAAAATTGCGTCCAGATTATCCAAATCGGGACGGATATTCAATCCATAAAAAAGTTTGAAAGTCTTGTCTGGATTATCATCACCAAAAACTTCATAATTGGTTTTGATGCTCACATTTTGAATGATATTATTTGACAAAGAACGAGTTATAGTTTTGTTTTTCGGTAATTGATTAATATCAAAATCAATAGTTTCTACAACAATTGCAGGTTTGTCTTTATAGAAAAAAGTTCTGATTTGTTTTTTATTTTTTAATTCGATTTTGATGACAGAATTTTCGTCTGAA encodes:
- a CDS encoding type II toxin-antitoxin system RelE/ParE family toxin — translated: MAFKIEYTHQAEIDVVKAVDYYIEKTSRKIAKSFYSKLIEAEKTLKSISFFQKIHNDFHRLPLKIFPYIIIYKVDKENEIIKIFRIFHTSQSPEKYP
- a CDS encoding carbamoyl phosphate synthase small subunit, which produces MKKKLILESGEVFHGTGFGAEQETAGEVVFNTGMTGYQELISDPSYCGQIVCMTYPLIGNYGINRDDYESIEPAIKGLIVKELCDLPSNFRTQITLDELFKKKNLSGISGIDTRRLTRILRSKGVTKGKIVNTDVDEKAVIEELKATNFPTNQVEQVSTKTPYASPGRGLKVVLVDFGSKLGIIRELSQRNCDIIVMSHDTTAEEILLMNPDGIMLSNGPGDPEDNAEALVMIQKLLGKVPIFGICLGHQLIGLACGAKTYKLKFGHRGGNHPVLDLEKNKVAITSQNHGYAIDQESLKNTDLVETHIALNDRTNEGVKHKIHPCFSVQYHPEASPGPEDANYLFDEFVELMENFKK
- a CDS encoding Crp/Fnr family transcriptional regulator, translating into MIQILLGNLDWETRKLKRNEFLKTSGTIDTNVYFVEEGSVRIFIEDEDEERIIRFGYQGNIIVSLDSFLSDKPSEFYIQAIKASTVKVASKKDFYEFINSSNENLKLWNSILEDLVLQQIEREKDLLYSSPKIRYERVLKRSPKLFQEIPNKYIANYLRMSPETLSRLKKS
- a CDS encoding DinB family protein, which codes for MKILINQLLNELKIITENSIDFAKSLLYQNNDTLNFRTSEDSWSILECLEHLNFYGQFYLPEIENRIKKSQFSATKSDFKSGLLGNYFANMMLPKEKLNKMKTLKISNPIHKQLNKSVIEEFINQQNKMLELLEKAKVVDLEKTKTLISISKLIKLKLGDTFRFVIYHNLRHVKQAENILNNI
- a CDS encoding serine hydrolase domain-containing protein, whose amino-acid sequence is MKSSFLVLTAGILLSCNTTKVAEKEQLSHKIDSLIQTKNPRAFNGVVVITKDGKNIYEKAYGFSNVDNQTKLTLEDKFSSMSIAKQITATLVMLEVEKGTINLNQPINTYLKDLKYNWANKVTVHHLLNNSSGIDAWELKDELLFEPGTQFKYSNIGYGTLGKILESATGKSYEQLVTELFAKYGFNNCFYPNTENQKKLVNSFAITKNGTNLVEEFPYSKEFYPGSHLIITARDLAKWNDLLHNGKILKNESYQKTIYYSVTNIHTLFSEKEIGYGYGLRINDKADVFEIGHTGFSPPAGFTAVNLYYPEKKVSVTVLENQATDDFDIAYYFEQEIRNMVIKSDLVK
- the carB gene encoding carbamoyl-phosphate synthase large subunit, with the protein product MKRTDIQTILVIGSGPIIIGQAAEFDYSGTQACLSLKEEGYKVILINSNPATIMTDVEIADKVYIEPISLEFVSRIIRKERPDALLPTLGGQTGLNMAVELQKSGILEECKVEVLGTKLSAINQAEDRDLFRELMRELNEPVPESDIVTTVQGALDFADRIGYPVIVRPAFTMGGTGGGIASTEAELKEIAELGLKHSPVTQCLIERSIAGFKEIEYEVMRDSNDNAIVVCNMENIDPVGVHTGDSIVVAPSQTLSDREYQLLRNASLKIIRALGIEGGCNVQLALDPHSFNYYIIEVNPRVSRSSALASKATGYPIAKIAAKIAVGLTLDEIKNPVTGTSYACFEPALDYVVTKFPRFPFDKFETADRRLSTQMKATGEVMAIGRNFEESLQKAIRSLETGLRHLGLKKKQADALTDEEIERRIRVCDDERLFIIGDALRRGYDWEQIVEWSKIDKFFIWKIKKLIDFETTIKENKFNKEILLEAKKLGFADLNIAHLWETTQKEVFQFRKDNGIMPVYKMVDTCAAEFESETPYFYGTYEEENESVVSEKEKIIVLGSGPIRIGQGVEFDYATVHSVWAIQQMGYEAIIINSNPETVSTDFSISDKLYFEPLAEEDVMNIIELEKPKGVVVQFGGQTAINLADKLAAHGVQILGTSLEDLDRAENRDKFEKALQDLGIPQPLGKTSTSKEEAIVIANEIGYPVLVRPSYVLGGRAMEIVYNEKELAHYMENAVDASPEHPVLIDRYLTGKEVEVDAISDGETVVIPGIMEHIEKAGVHSGDSIAVYPPQTLTETQIKTLEDYTIRLAKGLNVIGLMNIQYVISNGEVFVIEVNPRSSRTVPFLSKITDVPMANLATKAILGSSLKDLGYKSGLVPNKEGVYVKVPVFSFSKLTKVDISLGPEMKSTGEVMGKDLTLEKALYKGLIGAGRKVPTFGAILFTVADADKEEASELAKRFNNAGFRIWATEGTAKFFEEKGIQTKIGYKIGEEDVNLIDLIQKGKVQYVVNTMTKGKQSERDGFQIRRMSVENGVPCLTSMDTVEAILKVIESMTFKMEAM